A portion of the Cellulophaga algicola DSM 14237 genome contains these proteins:
- a CDS encoding TPM domain-containing protein, whose protein sequence is MSKVEEFLSAKEEQEIVQAIIEAEKNTSGEIRVHIEAHTELDHFKRAEEVFHVLKMDNTKDANGVLIYVAVHDKKFVICGDKGIDKVVPKDFWDTTKNVIQEQFKQGNFKQGIIDGILKAGKELHGHFPWQHNDTNELSNEVSKG, encoded by the coding sequence ATGTCTAAAGTAGAAGAATTTTTATCGGCTAAAGAAGAACAAGAAATTGTTCAGGCAATTATTGAAGCGGAAAAAAATACTTCTGGTGAAATAAGAGTCCATATTGAAGCTCATACCGAATTAGATCATTTTAAGCGCGCAGAAGAAGTTTTTCATGTTCTAAAGATGGACAACACCAAAGATGCAAATGGTGTATTGATCTACGTTGCCGTGCATGATAAAAAATTTGTTATTTGCGGCGATAAAGGTATTGATAAGGTTGTCCCAAAAGATTTTTGGGATACCACAAAGAATGTTATCCAAGAACAATTTAAGCAAGGAAACTTTAAACAAGGCATCATTGATGGCATTTTAAAAGCTGGAAAAGAACTTCACGGTCATTTTCCTTGGCAACATAACGACACAAATGAACTTAGCAATGAAGTTTCTAAAGGGTAA
- a CDS encoding TPM domain-containing protein codes for MKFLKGNVFFLFLFLSTLAFGQFTIPEKPGVQEGVYDYIDLLSTSQKNSLVQKLKNYADSTSTQIVVVIIGSTKGEEINYLGAQWGQKWGIGQSDTDNGVLLILAKDDRKVAINTGYGVEGSLTDAMSKRIIEQVIIPEFKTGDYFGGINKGADAIFSVLTGEFQEDRSFNNTSFPFQNLFPFVIFIVIIIILSNKNKRNGGGKNGGNKSGGFSIWDAIILSNMGRGGHSSGGGFGSGGGFGGGGGFGGGFGGGGFGGGGASGGW; via the coding sequence ATGAAGTTTCTAAAGGGTAACGTATTTTTTTTATTTCTATTCTTATCTACCCTAGCCTTTGGTCAGTTTACTATTCCAGAAAAACCAGGCGTACAAGAAGGGGTATATGACTACATAGACCTGCTATCTACTTCGCAAAAAAACAGCTTAGTCCAGAAATTAAAAAACTACGCAGATAGCACTTCAACACAAATTGTGGTGGTAATAATTGGTTCTACAAAAGGAGAAGAAATTAATTATCTAGGTGCACAGTGGGGACAAAAATGGGGTATAGGCCAAAGTGATACCGATAATGGTGTTTTATTGATTCTAGCTAAAGATGACCGTAAAGTAGCCATCAACACAGGTTACGGAGTAGAAGGCTCCCTTACCGATGCTATGTCTAAACGTATTATAGAACAAGTAATCATTCCTGAATTTAAAACAGGCGATTATTTTGGAGGGATAAATAAAGGTGCAGATGCTATTTTTAGTGTCCTAACCGGAGAGTTTCAAGAAGACAGATCATTTAACAACACCTCTTTCCCTTTTCAGAACCTATTTCCATTCGTTATCTTCATAGTTATCATCATTATCTTATCTAACAAGAATAAAAGAAATGGCGGCGGCAAAAATGGCGGTAATAAATCTGGAGGCTTCAGTATCTGGGACGCTATTATATTGAGCAACATGGGACGTGGTGGTCATAGTTCTGGAGGAGGCTTTGGTAGTGGCGGAGGCTTCGGAGGAGGCGGTGGTTTCGGCGGAGGCTTCGGAGGCGGAGGCTTTGGCGGAGGCGGTGCATCCGGAGGTTGGTAA